One window of the Anabaena sphaerica FACHB-251 genome contains the following:
- the thrS gene encoding threonine--tRNA ligase, producing the protein MSPNQEPQPAEKIYLPRTSESETLKKIRHTASHVMAMAVQKLFPKAQVTIGPWIENGFYYDFDNPEPFSDKDLKAIQKEMVKIINRKLPVVREEVSREEAQKRIEEIKEPYKLEILGDIKQEPITIYHLGEEWWDLCAGPHLENTKDINPKALELESVAGAYWRGDETKAQLQRIYATAWETPEQLAEHKRRKEEALRRDHRKLGKELGLFIFADPVGPGLPLWTPKGTLLRTILEDFLKKEQLKRGYLPVVTPHIARVDLFKTSGHWQKYKEDMFPMMAEDEEAKAIEQGFVLKPMNCPFHIQIYKSELRSYRELPMRLAEFGTVYRYEQSGELGGLTRVRGFTVDDSHLFVTPEQLDNEFLSVVDLILTVFRSLQLKNFKARLSFRDPASDKYIGGDEVWDKAEGAIRRAVQQLGMDHFEGIGEAAFYGPKLDFIFSDALDREWQLGTVQVDYNLPERFDLEYVAEDGSRKRPVMIHRAPFGSLERLIGILIEEYAGDFPLWLAPIQIRLLPVGDLQLDFTKEVAAKMVALGIRAEVDLSGDRLGKLIRNAEKDKIPVMAVVGAKEVESNSLSIRTRASGELGAISVDEVVNKMQEAITNFSNF; encoded by the coding sequence ATGTCGCCAAATCAAGAACCCCAACCAGCAGAAAAAATCTATTTACCGCGTACCAGCGAATCAGAGACATTAAAAAAGATTCGCCATACCGCTTCCCACGTCATGGCCATGGCAGTACAAAAGCTGTTTCCCAAAGCGCAAGTTACCATTGGACCTTGGATTGAAAACGGTTTTTATTATGACTTCGATAACCCAGAACCCTTTAGTGATAAGGATTTAAAAGCCATCCAAAAAGAGATGGTGAAGATTATTAATCGTAAATTGCCAGTAGTGCGGGAAGAAGTCAGCCGAGAGGAAGCACAAAAGCGAATTGAAGAAATAAAAGAACCGTATAAATTAGAAATTCTGGGAGATATTAAACAAGAACCCATCACGATTTATCATTTAGGTGAGGAATGGTGGGACTTGTGCGCCGGTCCCCACCTCGAAAATACCAAGGACATCAACCCCAAAGCCCTGGAGTTGGAAAGCGTAGCAGGTGCTTATTGGCGAGGAGATGAAACAAAAGCGCAACTTCAACGCATTTACGCGACCGCTTGGGAAACCCCTGAACAACTAGCAGAGCATAAACGCCGCAAAGAAGAAGCATTAAGGCGTGACCATCGTAAACTGGGTAAAGAACTCGGTTTGTTTATTTTCGCCGATCCAGTTGGCCCTGGTTTACCGCTTTGGACTCCCAAAGGAACTTTACTCAGAACGATTTTAGAAGACTTCCTCAAAAAAGAACAGTTAAAAAGGGGTTATTTACCTGTTGTTACTCCCCACATTGCCAGAGTTGATTTATTTAAAACATCGGGACATTGGCAGAAATACAAGGAAGATATGTTTCCGATGATGGCTGAAGATGAGGAAGCAAAAGCGATAGAACAGGGTTTTGTCCTCAAGCCGATGAACTGCCCTTTTCATATCCAAATATACAAGAGTGAATTACGCTCTTATCGGGAATTACCGATGCGTTTGGCGGAATTTGGTACAGTTTACCGCTATGAACAATCTGGGGAATTGGGTGGTTTAACCAGAGTACGCGGTTTCACGGTTGATGATTCTCACCTGTTTGTCACTCCCGAACAATTAGATAATGAATTTCTGAGCGTTGTAGATTTGATTTTGACTGTGTTTAGAAGTCTGCAATTGAAGAATTTTAAAGCTAGATTGAGTTTCCGTGATCCAGCCAGTGATAAATATATTGGTGGGGATGAAGTTTGGGATAAAGCTGAGGGTGCGATTCGTCGCGCTGTGCAACAATTGGGAATGGATCATTTTGAAGGCATTGGGGAAGCGGCTTTTTATGGTCCAAAACTCGATTTTATCTTCAGTGATGCGTTAGATAGAGAATGGCAATTAGGAACAGTGCAGGTAGATTATAATTTACCTGAACGGTTTGATTTAGAATATGTAGCTGAAGATGGTTCGCGTAAACGTCCTGTGATGATTCACCGCGCACCTTTTGGATCTTTAGAAAGATTAATTGGGATTTTGATTGAAGAGTATGCGGGTGATTTTCCCTTGTGGTTAGCACCTATACAAATTAGATTGTTACCTGTTGGTGATCTGCAATTAGACTTTACCAAAGAAGTTGCTGCGAAAATGGTAGCTTTAGGAATTAGAGCAGAAGTTGATTTAAGTGGCGATCGCTTGGGTAAATTGATTCGCAACGCCGAAAAAGATAAAATCCCAGTAATGGCGGTAGTAGGTGCCAAAGAAGTAGAAAGCAATTCTTTGAGTATTCGTACCCGTGCTTCTGGGGAGTTGGGAGCGATATCTGTAGATGAAGTTGTGAATAAAATGCAGGAAGCGATTACTAATTTTAGTAATTTCTAG